The following are encoded together in the Echinicola jeungdonensis genome:
- the rpe gene encoding ribulose-phosphate 3-epimerase, whose translation MSALVAPSVLASDFANLQKEIEMINESQADYIHVDIMDGVFVPNISFGLPVTEAINRHAKKPLDVHLMIVNPDQYLSAFKNAGASVISVHLEACNHLHRTLQAIKELGCQAGVALNPHTSVELLKDVIKEIDMVIIMSVNPGFGGQKFIEQTYTKVRRLKEIIDEAGASTKIEIDGGVNLENAPKLVKAGADVLVAGSFVFNAKDPIATIAGLKKN comes from the coding sequence ATGAGTGCACTCGTAGCTCCTTCAGTATTGGCTTCTGATTTTGCCAATCTTCAAAAAGAAATAGAAATGATTAATGAATCCCAAGCCGATTATATCCATGTGGATATTATGGACGGGGTTTTTGTTCCCAATATTTCTTTTGGCCTTCCAGTAACAGAGGCAATAAATAGACATGCCAAAAAACCATTGGATGTCCACCTGATGATTGTCAACCCTGACCAATATTTATCCGCTTTTAAAAATGCAGGAGCCAGTGTTATCTCCGTTCACCTGGAAGCATGTAATCACCTTCACCGGACTTTACAAGCTATCAAGGAATTGGGATGCCAGGCAGGAGTTGCGCTTAACCCACATACTTCTGTAGAATTACTGAAAGATGTAATAAAAGAAATTGATATGGTAATCATCATGTCAGTAAACCCGGGTTTTGGTGGGCAAAAATTTATTGAGCAAACCTATACCAAAGTCAGGAGATTGAAAGAAATAATTGATGAGGCAGGTGCCAGTACCAAAATTGAAATAGATGGGGGAGTTAATCTTGAGAATGCCCCAAAATTGGTGAAAGCCGGAGCTGATGTCTTGGTAGCAGGAAGTTTTGTTTTTAATGCCAAGGACCCAATTGCTACCATTGCAGGACTGAAAAAAAATTAA
- a CDS encoding thiamine phosphate synthase: MKLILITDPDQPNDEISTLVHLLDQGVYRLHIRKPDWTINQVEKLLFQIPEIHYPKISLHQYHQLTFSMKLGGNHFKSNQKVITSPGKISSKSFHHLGNLMETPYQGLDYAFLSPVFDSISKNGYHQNFNPLDLKLWIRKNKAKIPFSLIALGGIIPQKVAMVNEMGFDGIAVLGAIWKLKTKNERVNTFREFINYIQNEV, encoded by the coding sequence ATGAAATTGATCCTGATCACCGATCCAGATCAACCTAATGATGAAATATCCACCCTGGTCCATTTATTGGACCAGGGGGTTTATAGGCTTCATATTCGGAAACCAGATTGGACGATCAATCAAGTGGAAAAATTATTGTTCCAAATTCCCGAAATTCATTACCCGAAAATTTCACTGCACCAATACCATCAGTTAACCTTTTCCATGAAATTGGGAGGGAATCACTTCAAAAGTAATCAGAAGGTGATTACTAGCCCTGGAAAAATATCCAGTAAATCATTTCATCACCTGGGCAATTTAATGGAAACGCCCTATCAGGGATTGGATTATGCTTTTTTAAGTCCCGTGTTTGATAGCATTTCCAAAAACGGCTATCACCAAAATTTTAATCCGTTGGATTTAAAATTATGGATCCGGAAAAATAAAGCTAAAATTCCCTTTTCACTAATTGCCTTGGGGGGGATTATTCCTCAAAAGGTAGCTATGGTAAATGAAATGGGTTTTGATGGAATTGCCGTTTTGGGGGCAATTTGGAAATTAAAGACTAAAAATGAAAGGGTTAATACTTTTCGGGAATTTATTAACTACATCCAAAATGAAGTATAG
- the thiE gene encoding thiamine phosphate synthase: MKYRQISVLHYITPNLDHQDDYLKDISNACQNGVEWVQLRMKNYPKDLVLSTGMQAKKICDHFNAKLIINDYPEIANYVGAYGVHVGKEDEAVVEIKKRYGNKLKIGATANTFEDIEAAAPFVDYIGLGPLRFTATKEKLSPVLGLEGYREIIEKCTNQGIDLPVIGIGGIRLEDMDDLKKTGLHGVAVSGLIYQSSHNQDTIQQIKNKFAYVEYSQ, translated from the coding sequence ATGAAGTATAGACAAATCAGTGTCCTACATTATATAACTCCGAACCTAGATCACCAGGATGATTATCTAAAGGATATTTCCAATGCTTGTCAAAATGGGGTTGAATGGGTACAGCTTAGGATGAAAAATTACCCTAAAGACCTGGTCTTGTCAACTGGGATGCAGGCGAAAAAAATCTGCGATCACTTTAATGCCAAGCTTATTATTAATGACTATCCAGAAATTGCTAATTATGTAGGTGCTTATGGGGTTCATGTTGGGAAAGAGGATGAAGCTGTGGTTGAAATAAAAAAACGATATGGCAATAAGCTTAAAATAGGAGCTACAGCTAATACATTTGAGGATATTGAAGCTGCAGCACCTTTTGTCGATTATATTGGTTTGGGTCCACTTAGATTTACCGCAACCAAGGAAAAACTGAGCCCTGTTTTGGGTTTGGAAGGTTACAGGGAAATTATTGAAAAATGCACCAACCAAGGCATTGACCTTCCTGTAATTGGAATTGGTGGAATTAGATTGGAGGATATGGATGACCTTAAAAAAACCGGACTCCATGGGGTTGCAGTATCTGGGTTGATTTATCAATCCTCTCATAACCAAGACACTATCCAACAAATAAAAAATAAATTTGCATATGTTGAGTATAGCCAATAA
- the thiC gene encoding phosphomethylpyrimidine synthase ThiC, with protein MKELNEKKIGDIITTDPFPNSKKVFVSGKIHPIKVAMREISLHDTVSHLDRHETVEKNAPVTVYDTSGPYTDPDVKIDVKKGLPRLREQWILDSGDVEKLEKLSSEYGQRRLDNPSLDKFRFDLIKPPFKAKEGKNVSQLHYAKKGIITPEMEYIAIRENQKIEEINHSVKQHPGQNYGANTPKSFITPEFVRDEIAKGRAVIPANINHPEAEPMIIGRNFLVKINANIGNSAIGSSIEEEVEKAVWACRWGADTIMDLSTGKNIHETREWILRNSPVPIGTVPIYQALEKVNGKAEDLTWELFRDTLIEQAEQGVDYFTIHAGVLLRYVPMTAKRVTGIVSRGGSIMAKWCLSHHKENFLYTHFEEICEIMKAYNVTFSLGDGLRPGSLADANDPAQFAELETLGELTKVAWKHDVQTIIEGPGHVPMQLIKENMDKQLVECGEAPFYTLGPLTTDIAPGYDHITSGIGAAMIGWYGCAMLCYVTPKEHLGLPEKKDVKDGVITYKIAAHAADLAKGHPGAQYRDDALSKARFEFRWEDQFNLSLDPDTARSFHDATLPADGAKIAHFCSMCGPNFCSMKITQDVRDYADENGLNDVDAIEKGMEEKADEFNNKGGEIYLDQ; from the coding sequence ATGAAGGAACTTAATGAAAAGAAAATCGGTGATATCATCACCACCGACCCATTCCCCAATTCCAAAAAAGTTTTCGTATCCGGCAAAATCCACCCTATCAAGGTTGCCATGAGGGAAATTTCCCTGCATGATACTGTTTCGCACCTTGACAGGCATGAGACAGTGGAAAAAAATGCTCCGGTAACTGTATATGACACTAGTGGTCCCTATACAGATCCTGATGTGAAAATTGATGTAAAAAAAGGTCTTCCCAGACTTCGGGAACAATGGATTTTAGATTCAGGAGATGTTGAAAAATTGGAAAAATTATCTTCTGAATATGGCCAAAGAAGGTTGGATAACCCTTCCTTGGATAAATTCCGATTTGACCTGATCAAGCCGCCTTTCAAAGCCAAAGAAGGTAAAAATGTAAGCCAATTGCATTATGCAAAAAAGGGCATCATTACTCCGGAAATGGAATATATTGCCATTCGGGAAAATCAAAAAATTGAGGAAATTAACCATTCCGTCAAACAACATCCTGGGCAAAATTATGGAGCCAATACTCCAAAATCTTTTATTACCCCTGAGTTTGTAAGGGATGAGATAGCAAAGGGTCGTGCGGTTATTCCAGCTAATATCAACCACCCAGAAGCAGAACCCATGATTATCGGGAGAAACTTTCTGGTAAAAATCAATGCGAATATTGGTAATTCTGCCATTGGATCCAGTATTGAAGAGGAGGTAGAAAAAGCGGTATGGGCATGCCGATGGGGTGCTGATACCATTATGGACCTTTCCACCGGTAAAAATATCCACGAAACCAGGGAATGGATTCTTAGGAATTCTCCGGTTCCAATTGGAACTGTGCCTATTTATCAGGCCTTAGAAAAAGTGAATGGTAAGGCAGAAGACCTAACATGGGAGCTATTCAGGGATACATTAATCGAGCAAGCAGAACAAGGTGTGGATTACTTTACCATCCATGCAGGTGTATTGCTTCGTTATGTTCCTATGACTGCAAAAAGGGTTACTGGTATTGTTTCCCGTGGTGGTTCCATCATGGCAAAATGGTGCCTGTCCCACCACAAAGAAAATTTCCTTTATACCCATTTTGAGGAGATTTGTGAAATCATGAAGGCCTATAATGTTACCTTTTCCCTAGGGGATGGTCTTCGCCCTGGCTCCCTGGCAGATGCCAATGACCCAGCCCAATTTGCTGAATTGGAAACCTTAGGGGAATTGACCAAAGTAGCATGGAAACATGATGTTCAAACCATCATCGAAGGTCCTGGCCATGTTCCAATGCAATTGATCAAAGAAAATATGGACAAACAATTGGTTGAGTGTGGCGAAGCACCATTCTATACGCTTGGCCCATTGACCACGGATATTGCGCCAGGATATGATCATATCACCTCGGGTATTGGTGCTGCCATGATCGGATGGTATGGTTGTGCGATGTTGTGTTATGTAACCCCTAAAGAACACTTAGGGCTTCCAGAGAAAAAAGATGTTAAAGATGGTGTAATCACTTACAAGATTGCAGCTCATGCAGCTGACTTGGCCAAAGGTCACCCAGGTGCCCAATACAGGGATGATGCATTGAGTAAAGCAAGATTTGAATTCCGATGGGAAGACCAGTTCAACCTTTCCTTGGATCCTGATACGGCCAGATCATTCCATGATGCTACCTTACCTGCAGACGGTGCCAAAATTGCCCATTTCTGCAGCATGTGTGGACCTAACTTCTGTTCCATGAAGATTACTCAAGATGTGAGGGACTATGCTGATGAAAATGGTCTTAATGATGTGGATGCCATTGAAAAGGGAATGGAGGAAAAAGCTGATGAATTCAATAATAAAGGAGGGGAGATTTACCTTGACCAATAA
- a CDS encoding tetratricopeptide repeat protein, with protein MRKLILSLALVGIATTISFGQKKAVRHAERNLRKGDLKEALTDIEGAIKDPETGKESETYMIKGKILTSQFALDSTNTISTVETGRNAFDSFSKAMEMEGMDSTSKVGKEIYQDYTPGLPENLQGQGVYKLKTSSVNKGISRYEKDDLELAHEFFSLAADIDPADTSIVFNAGYTANSIEKYDAAKKYLTWLLDDPEYNKLNAYYFLIQIATSHDENPEEAYRLVKEARKEYPSDKGLSEYEIQLLLQLEKTDEAMASIKESLEKNPDDAAIRLRYGYLKEQSGDLEGALQEYVKAVETDPDFYEGNYYAGALYIDMARDIINEVNNLPDDEWEAKSDEMLAKADELYKKAIPYFTKAIEQKPDNTEVLQILYQIHTRLKNEDKAAEYDKKLQELIGPNWMEG; from the coding sequence ATGAGAAAGTTAATTTTATCTTTAGCGCTGGTCGGAATTGCTACCACCATTTCCTTCGGACAAAAGAAAGCAGTAAGACACGCTGAAAGAAATTTGAGAAAAGGGGATTTAAAAGAGGCCCTAACTGATATTGAAGGAGCTATTAAAGATCCTGAAACTGGAAAGGAATCTGAGACTTATATGATCAAAGGTAAAATCCTTACCAGCCAGTTTGCTTTGGATTCAACCAATACCATTTCTACGGTAGAAACTGGCCGGAATGCTTTCGATTCCTTTTCTAAAGCTATGGAGATGGAAGGTATGGATTCTACCAGTAAAGTAGGAAAAGAAATTTATCAGGACTACACCCCAGGCTTGCCTGAAAACCTACAAGGGCAAGGGGTTTATAAATTAAAAACCTCCTCCGTTAATAAAGGAATTAGCCGCTATGAGAAAGATGACCTGGAATTGGCTCATGAATTCTTTAGTTTAGCAGCCGATATTGATCCTGCAGATACTTCGATTGTTTTTAATGCAGGTTATACTGCCAACTCAATAGAAAAATATGATGCAGCCAAAAAATATTTGACCTGGTTATTGGATGATCCGGAATATAATAAGTTAAATGCTTATTATTTCCTTATCCAAATAGCTACTAGTCATGATGAAAATCCAGAAGAAGCTTATCGACTAGTTAAAGAAGCAAGGAAAGAATATCCTTCAGATAAAGGTCTTTCTGAATATGAGATTCAATTGTTGCTTCAATTGGAAAAAACAGATGAAGCCATGGCTTCCATCAAGGAATCACTGGAAAAAAATCCGGATGATGCTGCCATAAGATTGAGATATGGATACTTGAAAGAGCAATCTGGAGATTTGGAGGGTGCCCTGCAGGAATATGTTAAAGCTGTAGAAACTGACCCTGATTTTTATGAAGGAAATTACTATGCCGGAGCTTTGTATATCGATATGGCCAGGGATATCATCAATGAGGTGAATAACCTGCCTGATGATGAATGGGAAGCCAAGTCTGATGAAATGTTAGCAAAGGCTGATGAGCTTTACAAAAAAGCTATCCCTTATTTCACCAAAGCTATTGAGCAAAAACCGGACAATACAGAAGTTTTGCAGATCCTTTATCAAATCCATACCCGTTTAAAAAATGAGGATAAAGCAGCCGAATACGACAAAAAGCTGCAAGAACTTATTGGGCCTAACTGGATGGAAGGATAA
- a CDS encoding S8 family serine peptidase, producing the protein MANYSKIYLTFILIFVSLMGFGQDRYVVKYKYKPNSTFNLNEPETFLTPKAIERREKERILPDSTDLPVSPKYIQQVKPLVKRVNYHLKWFNASVVVADEGQVADLEKLPFVKEVELIANKFHEQEISAQSSILKLPLKIKLKSNTEEDYALQNNLLGIPEMHQEGLTGNGLTIAVFDAGFLNTDKIDGMKHLFDNNQIITARDFVTPWSENVFRSETHGTSSLSLIAANDQNTLVSGAYDANYILCITEDVSSEFRVEEYNWARAAEYADSLGVDIINSSLGYNHFDDPAMNYSKEALDGKTAVISQAAFMAGEKGILVVSSVGNSGGNTNTTLTAPADAKGILAVGAVTLDLNRASFSSVGPTADGRIKPDLMALGDGVRLWRVQNGTSTASGTSFSAPQITALAAGIWQGRPHWTKDELIDYLLKSGSQAENPDSYFGYGIPDFFVAYQGEITGEEIVPEKFETVIYPNPTDGNQLYIKFGHMDTCDFTIYDTSGKVLAHNILYRSSNKIPYEASLTSFSSGVYIIQLSEGILRERHKLFIQ; encoded by the coding sequence ATGGCCAATTACAGTAAAATATATTTAACCTTTATTCTGATCTTTGTGAGTTTAATGGGCTTTGGACAAGATCGATATGTAGTTAAATATAAATATAAACCCAATTCAACATTCAACCTGAATGAACCAGAAACTTTTTTGACCCCAAAGGCAATAGAAAGAAGGGAAAAAGAAAGAATTCTCCCGGACAGCACAGACCTACCTGTATCACCAAAGTACATCCAACAAGTAAAACCTTTGGTAAAAAGGGTTAATTACCATCTAAAATGGTTTAATGCCTCTGTTGTAGTTGCTGATGAAGGACAAGTGGCTGATTTGGAAAAGTTGCCATTTGTAAAGGAGGTTGAGCTCATCGCCAATAAATTTCATGAACAGGAAATTTCCGCCCAATCCAGTATTTTAAAACTTCCGCTAAAAATAAAGTTAAAGTCCAACACTGAGGAGGATTATGCACTTCAAAATAACCTTTTGGGAATTCCAGAAATGCATCAGGAAGGTTTAACAGGCAATGGACTTACCATTGCGGTATTTGATGCAGGTTTTTTAAATACCGATAAAATAGATGGCATGAAACATCTTTTTGATAATAATCAAATTATAACTGCAAGAGATTTTGTGACCCCTTGGTCCGAAAATGTGTTCAGGTCAGAAACCCACGGAACCTCCTCGCTTTCATTAATTGCTGCCAATGACCAAAACACTTTGGTATCTGGAGCCTATGACGCCAATTATATATTATGTATTACAGAGGATGTTTCCTCTGAATTTAGAGTAGAGGAATATAATTGGGCCAGGGCTGCAGAATATGCTGATAGTTTAGGGGTGGATATCATTAATAGCTCTTTGGGGTACAATCATTTCGATGACCCTGCAATGAATTATTCCAAAGAGGCCTTGGATGGAAAAACGGCCGTCATAAGCCAGGCGGCTTTTATGGCTGGGGAAAAAGGGATATTGGTGGTTTCAAGTGTAGGTAATTCAGGAGGGAATACCAATACCACCTTAACCGCCCCGGCCGATGCTAAGGGGATATTGGCAGTTGGTGCGGTAACCTTGGATCTCAATAGGGCTTCATTTAGTTCTGTAGGGCCAACAGCTGATGGCAGGATCAAACCGGACTTAATGGCATTAGGAGATGGCGTGAGACTTTGGAGGGTTCAAAATGGTACCTCTACAGCAAGTGGGACTTCTTTTTCTGCACCCCAGATCACTGCCTTGGCGGCTGGGATATGGCAGGGGAGGCCCCATTGGACCAAAGATGAATTAATTGATTATTTGTTAAAAAGCGGAAGTCAAGCAGAAAACCCTGATTCCTACTTTGGGTATGGAATCCCTGATTTTTTTGTAGCCTATCAAGGAGAAATAACAGGTGAGGAAATAGTACCAGAAAAATTTGAGACGGTTATCTATCCCAATCCAACAGATGGAAATCAACTTTACATAAAATTTGGCCATATGGATACTTGTGATTTTACCATTTATGATACAAGTGGTAAGGTCCTGGCCCACAATATCCTTTACAGATCATCCAACAAAATCCCATATGAGGCAAGCCTAACTTCTTTTTCCTCTGGCGTTTACATCATCCAATTAAGTGAAGGCATTTTAAGGGAAAGACACAAACTCTTTATTCAGTAA
- the thiS gene encoding sulfur carrier protein ThiS: MKFLLNGEPCNQSAEALTLSEMLVSNQIKDQRGIAIAVNQQVVPKIQWSDFQLNENDEVLIIKATQGG, from the coding sequence ATGAAGTTTCTCCTGAATGGGGAACCTTGTAATCAATCGGCTGAAGCCCTTACTCTTAGTGAAATGTTGGTTTCCAACCAAATTAAGGACCAAAGGGGCATCGCTATTGCCGTTAACCAACAAGTGGTTCCCAAAATCCAATGGAGTGATTTCCAACTTAATGAGAATGATGAAGTTTTGATCATTAAAGCAACTCAAGGAGGATAA
- a CDS encoding thiazole synthase, translating into MLSIANKKFNSRLFTGTGKFPNYSSMKEALEVSESELVTVALRRVDVQDEADDMLNHISHERMNLLPNTSGVRTAKEAVFAAQLAAEALETNWVKLEIHPDPKYLLPDPIETLKATEELVKAGFVVLPYIHADPVLCKRLEEAGAAAVMPLGAPIGSNNGLRTLDFLKIIIEQSNVPVVVDAGLGVPSHAAQAMELGADAVLVNTAIAVAHDPVQMAKAFKMAVEAGRMAFECGPAAASNHAVSSSPLTEFLSYE; encoded by the coding sequence ATGTTGAGTATAGCCAATAAAAAATTTAATTCAAGGCTTTTTACGGGAACAGGAAAATTCCCCAATTATTCTTCTATGAAAGAAGCCTTGGAAGTTTCAGAATCCGAATTGGTAACTGTTGCCTTGAGAAGGGTAGATGTTCAGGATGAAGCCGATGATATGCTTAACCACATCTCCCATGAAAGGATGAATTTGCTGCCCAATACTTCTGGGGTAAGAACAGCTAAGGAAGCCGTTTTTGCTGCCCAGTTGGCGGCAGAAGCATTGGAAACCAATTGGGTCAAATTGGAAATCCATCCAGATCCTAAATATTTGTTGCCTGATCCCATTGAAACATTAAAGGCAACAGAGGAATTGGTGAAAGCAGGTTTTGTGGTTCTTCCTTATATTCATGCCGATCCGGTGCTTTGCAAAAGATTAGAAGAAGCTGGTGCAGCCGCAGTAATGCCTTTGGGGGCACCCATAGGTAGTAATAATGGATTAAGGACTTTGGATTTTCTAAAAATTATCATTGAGCAAAGTAATGTGCCAGTAGTAGTCGATGCTGGACTTGGGGTTCCATCCCATGCTGCCCAGGCTATGGAACTGGGTGCTGATGCTGTTTTGGTAAATACTGCAATAGCCGTAGCCCATGATCCGGTTCAAATGGCAAAGGCCTTTAAAATGGCTGTAGAAGCAGGAAGGATGGCATTTGAATGTGGTCCAGCAGCAGCAAGCAATCATGCGGTGTCCAGCAGTCCATTAACAGAATTCTTGTCTTATGAATAA
- the thiH gene encoding 2-iminoacetate synthase ThiH has protein sequence MNNFNELLEKYPAEELNQKIHQVSAEQVKAVLQKKEKSLNDFLVMISPAAAPFLEEMAIQSRELTLQRFGNNMQMFAPLYLSNECQNICTYCGFSYNNKLPRKTLSDKEILKEVEVLKSMGFDHVLLVTGEANKTVGVDYLDHAIQVIKPHFANVSIEVQPLDQDEYERLIKSGLHSVLVYQETYHREAYKEYHPKGKKSNFDYRLETPDRLGRAGIHKIGIGSLIGLEDWRVDSFYTAMHLEYLEKKYWKTKYAISFPRLRPHSGGQEPKVAMNDRELVQLICAYRLFNPDVELSLSTRETEHFRNHVIKLGITSMSAGSKTNPGGYAVEKQSLEQFEISDERSPEKIAQLLKNSGYQPVWKDWDPVLQYAE, from the coding sequence ATGAATAATTTTAATGAGCTTCTAGAAAAATATCCAGCAGAGGAATTAAATCAAAAGATACATCAAGTCAGTGCGGAACAGGTAAAGGCAGTATTGCAAAAAAAGGAAAAAAGCCTCAATGATTTCCTGGTAATGATTTCACCAGCTGCGGCCCCTTTTCTGGAAGAAATGGCCATCCAAAGCAGGGAATTGACCCTGCAAAGATTTGGCAACAATATGCAGATGTTTGCACCACTTTACCTTTCCAATGAGTGTCAAAATATTTGTACCTATTGTGGATTTAGCTACAATAATAAACTTCCCCGCAAGACCCTTTCTGATAAAGAAATTCTGAAGGAAGTCGAGGTGCTCAAATCAATGGGTTTTGACCATGTTCTCCTTGTTACTGGAGAGGCTAATAAAACGGTGGGGGTTGACTATTTGGATCATGCCATTCAGGTCATTAAACCACATTTTGCCAATGTCAGCATTGAAGTACAGCCCCTGGATCAGGATGAATATGAAAGGCTGATCAAAAGCGGTCTTCACAGTGTTTTGGTTTATCAGGAAACCTATCATAGGGAGGCTTATAAGGAATACCATCCCAAAGGGAAGAAATCAAATTTCGATTATCGTTTGGAAACTCCTGACAGGTTGGGAAGAGCTGGCATCCACAAAATTGGTATTGGTTCACTAATTGGTCTGGAAGACTGGCGGGTGGACAGTTTTTATACAGCTATGCACCTGGAATATCTTGAAAAGAAATATTGGAAAACAAAATATGCCATATCTTTTCCTCGCCTAAGACCACATTCCGGTGGGCAAGAACCTAAGGTGGCTATGAATGACCGGGAATTGGTACAATTGATTTGTGCTTATAGGCTTTTTAACCCTGATGTAGAATTGTCGCTATCCACAAGGGAAACCGAACACTTTAGAAATCACGTCATTAAATTGGGCATCACTTCTATGAGTGCAGGGTCAAAAACCAATCCTGGAGGTTACGCAGTGGAGAAACAATCCCTGGAACAATTTGAAATTTCAGATGAAAGAAGTCCTGAAAAAATAGCGCAATTGTTAAAAAATAGTGGGTACCAACCTGTTTGGAAGGATTGGGATCCTGTATTGCAATATGCAGAATAA
- a CDS encoding rhodanese-like domain-containing protein, whose translation MIKICTGIGQPLSGKLLIYNALTNGQITLSVSQIPENKKVQNLDATNFVCNSPSNGLEVSIEEFLQDEDYWKEKIIDLRSKGEFHQFNRGGRNLPLQKLAIQFKELEKGREILLVCQSGQRSQKAMEFLMDNGYKNVKHLKGGLQGLEDN comes from the coding sequence GTGATCAAAATCTGCACGGGAATCGGGCAACCTTTAAGCGGTAAACTTTTAATTTATAATGCATTGACCAATGGTCAAATAACCCTTTCAGTTTCTCAGATCCCTGAAAATAAAAAGGTTCAAAATCTGGATGCTACCAATTTTGTTTGTAATTCACCCTCTAATGGATTAGAGGTATCAATTGAGGAATTTCTCCAGGATGAGGATTATTGGAAGGAAAAAATCATTGACCTCCGGTCAAAAGGTGAATTTCATCAATTCAATAGAGGAGGAAGAAATCTTCCTTTGCAAAAGTTAGCTATCCAATTCAAAGAACTGGAGAAAGGCCGGGAAATATTATTGGTATGCCAATCCGGTCAAAGAAGCCAAAAAGCTATGGAGTTTTTGATGGATAATGGATATAAAAATGTAAAACACCTTAAAGGAGGTTTGCAGGGGTTGGAAGATAATTAA
- a CDS encoding dodecin family protein, with amino-acid sequence MSIVKVIEVIAHSDKSFDDAVKNALTDASKTVKNIKSINVENMNAKVENNQIVSYGVNAKISFEIS; translated from the coding sequence ATGTCTATTGTAAAAGTAATTGAAGTCATTGCCCATTCGGACAAAAGTTTTGATGATGCGGTAAAAAATGCGTTAACAGATGCTTCCAAAACCGTAAAAAATATCAAATCTATTAATGTTGAAAATATGAACGCCAAGGTGGAAAATAACCAGATTGTTTCCTATGGTGTGAATGCAAAAATTTCTTTTGAAATAAGTTAA
- a CDS encoding aldo/keto reductase: MKTLNFKNGDQMPILGLGTWQSEPGEVFKAVIEAIKIGYRHIDCAYIYKNEKEIGEALAKAFKDGLVKREELWITSKLWNDSHEEHQVFSALENTLKDLQLDYLDLYLVHWPLALKKGVDFPEGTGDFLTLDQAPLSKTWKKMEEAKEKGLVKHIGVSNFKIQKLHDLMESATIAPEMNQIEMHPFLPQYELVGYCKEKGIHLTAYAPLGAAYRVHSEEDLKLPLLLENTTVLDIAQRHQATPAQVVLAWGMARGTAVIPKSVNPHRLKENFDAINLKLNESELALLNQLEGPYRFTTGELWTAFNSPYSKSDFWEEYT, translated from the coding sequence ATGAAAACTTTAAACTTTAAAAACGGTGACCAAATGCCCATTTTGGGCCTGGGAACCTGGCAATCTGAGCCGGGAGAGGTCTTTAAAGCCGTAATCGAAGCCATTAAAATAGGGTATAGGCATATTGATTGTGCCTACATTTATAAAAATGAAAAGGAAATAGGAGAGGCATTGGCCAAAGCTTTTAAGGATGGTTTGGTTAAAAGGGAGGAACTTTGGATTACTTCTAAACTTTGGAATGACTCTCATGAGGAGCATCAGGTTTTTTCAGCCTTGGAAAATACCCTCAAGGATTTACAATTGGATTATTTGGACCTCTATTTGGTACATTGGCCCCTTGCTTTGAAAAAAGGGGTGGATTTTCCTGAAGGTACGGGAGATTTCTTGACCCTTGACCAGGCCCCATTATCCAAAACCTGGAAAAAAATGGAAGAGGCAAAAGAAAAGGGACTGGTAAAACACATTGGAGTATCCAATTTTAAAATCCAAAAGCTTCATGATTTGATGGAGTCGGCCACAATTGCTCCTGAAATGAATCAAATTGAAATGCATCCTTTTTTACCCCAATATGAATTGGTAGGATATTGCAAGGAAAAAGGTATCCACCTTACTGCTTATGCACCCTTAGGAGCTGCCTATCGGGTGCATTCGGAAGAGGACCTGAAATTACCCTTACTTCTTGAAAACACCACCGTCCTTGATATTGCCCAAAGACATCAAGCAACACCTGCCCAAGTGGTACTGGCGTGGGGAATGGCGAGAGGAACAGCTGTGATTCCTAAATCAGTAAATCCACATCGTTTAAAGGAAAATTTTGACGCTATTAACCTTAAACTTAATGAATCTGAATTAGCCTTATTAAATCAATTGGAAGGA